The proteins below are encoded in one region of Drosophila santomea strain STO CAGO 1482 chromosome 3R, Prin_Dsan_1.1, whole genome shotgun sequence:
- the LOC120453796 gene encoding ubiquinol-cytochrome-c reductase complex assembly factor 2 isoform X3 — MSAQYQRFLKVLEKWPAEKSKVGRDLGEQIRKQVTKLTSLEGGATEKELDRQIGALERLSSNVYAKKYPRTFESTATGLTAAQCSQVLSSEFLQYLNEGAGSKKK, encoded by the exons ATGTCGGCGCAGTACCAAAGATTCCTAAAAGTACTCGAAAAGTGGCCAGCGGAGAAATCGAAAGTCGGCAG GGATCTTGGCGAGCAGATTCGCAAGCAGGTGACCAAGCTCACAAGTCTCGAGGGCGGAGCCACGGAGAAGGAGCTGGACCGCCAGATCGGAGCGCTGGAGAGGCTATCCAGCAACGTGTACGCCAAGAAGTATCCGCGCACTTTCGAATCCACGGCCACTGGACTAACCGCCGCCCAGTGCAGCCAAGTCCTAAGCTCCGAGTTCCTGCAATATCTAAACGAGGGAGCGGGCTCCAAAAAGAAGTAG
- the LOC120453802 gene encoding probable methyltransferase-like protein 15 homolog yields MMKRLLHPTRLRLNCMRRCSVEVKTAPHVPVLCDTAIEYLQPVPGGTYFDMTFGAGGHTRRLLEKCPEAKVYALDRDPLAHQLARDMSESEEFKGRLIPLLGKFSDLPKLFKEHGLAKNSVDGMLFDFGCSSMQFDEAVRGFSISRDGPLDMRMDGGHSGGVTAADVLANVEEGDLVKILRMYGEEKAAKKIARGLIDARNALFKIETTKQLADIIENIMDGGSRKDKLRRHAHSATKTFQAIRIFVNNELNEINYGMVLANEILRVDGRLVTITFHSLEDTIVKRHINGNVLAGTANALPLKYSSYYAIDEPDMLESLTKKNWKQLHRHVIVPDAEEVARNTRSRSAKLRAAVKTN; encoded by the coding sequence ATGATGAAGCGACTCCTACACCCCACTAGACTGAGACTGAATTGCATGAGACGATGCTCTGTAGAAGTGAAGACTGCTCCCCACGTTCCTGTGCTCTGCGACACAGCCATTGAGTACCTGCAGCCCGTTCCAGGAGGCACCTACTTCGACATGACTTTCGGCGCTGGTGGCCACACGCGGCGTCTGCTGGAGAAGTGTCCCGAGGCCAAGGTGTACGCCCTAGATAGAGATCCCTTGGCCCACCAACTGGCCCGCGATATGAGCGAATCCGAAGAGTTCAAGGGCAGGCTGATACCCCTGCTGGGAAAATTCTCCGATTTACCAAAGCTTTTCAAAGAACATGGCCTGGCCAAGAACTCGGTGGACGGGATGCTTTTCGATTTCGGCTGCAGTTCCATGCAATTTGATGAGGCGGTCAGAGGCTTCTCCATCTCGAGAGACGGTCCACTGGACATGCGAATGGATGGTGGCCACAGCGGAGGGGTTACAGCTGCTGATGTGTTGGCCAATGTTGAAGAGGGCGACCTTGTAAAGATTTTGCGGATGTACGGCGAAGAAAAAGCAGCCAAGAAGATAGCCAGAGGACTGATAGACGCGCGCAACGCCCTCTTTAAAATCGAGACCACCAAGCAGCTGGCAGACATTATTGAAAACATCATGGATGGTGGGTCCAGGAAAGATAAGCTTCGACGACACGCACATTCAGCCACCAAGACCTTCCAGGCCATCCGCATATTTGTGAACAACGAGCTAAACGAGATCAACTACGGCATGGTTTTGGCCAACGAAATCCTTCGCGTTGATGGCCGCTTGGTGACAATCACCTTTCACTCGCTGGAGGACACTATCGTGAAGCGTCACATCAATGGAAACGTGCTGGCAGGCACAGCCAATGCTCTTCCCCTCAAATACTCCAGCTATTATGCCATTGACGAACCAGATATGCTAGAATCACTGACCAAGAAGAACTGGAAGCAACTCCATCGCCATGTCATCGTGCCGGACGCCGAAGAGGTGGCCAGGAACACCCGCAGTCGATCCGCCAAGCTGAGAGCAGCCGTCAAAACAAACTAA